Proteins found in one Mustela lutreola isolate mMusLut2 chromosome 12, mMusLut2.pri, whole genome shotgun sequence genomic segment:
- the GRIN1 gene encoding glutamate receptor ionotropic, NMDA 1 isoform X2 has protein sequence MCTMRLLTLALLFSCSFARAACDPKIVNIGAVLSTRKHEQMFREAVNQANKRHGSWKIQLNATSVTHKPNAIQMALSVCEDLISSQVYAILVSHPPTPNDHFTPTPVSYTAGFYRIPVLGLTTRMSIYSDKSIHLSFLRTVPPYSHQSSVWFEMMRVYSWNHVILLVSDDHEGRAAQKRLETLLEERESKSKKRNYENLDQLSYDNKRGPKAEKVLQFDPGTKNVTALLMEARELEARVIILSASEDDAATVYRAAAMLNMTGSGYVWLVGEREISGNALRYAPDGIIGLQLINGKNESAHISDAVGVVAQAVHELLEKENITDPPRGCVGNTNIWKTGPLFKRVLMSSKYADGVTGRVEFNEDGDRKFANYSIMNLQNRKLVQVGVYNGTHVIPNDRKIIWPGGETEKPRGYQMSTRLKIVTIHQEPFVYVKPTLSDGTCKEGFTVNGDPVKKVICTGPNDTSPGSPRHTVPQCCYGFCIDLLIKLARTMNFTYEVHLVADGKFGTQERVNNSNKKEWNGMMGELLSGQADMIVAPLTINNERAQYIEFSKPFKYQGLTILVKKEIPRSTLDSFMQPFQSTLWLLVGLSVHVVAVMLYLLDRFSPFGRFKVNSEEEEEDALTLSSAMWFSWGVLLNSGIGEGAPRSFSARILGMVWAGFAMIIVASYTANLAAFLVLDRPEERITGINDPRLRNPSDKFIYATVKQSSVDIYFRRQVELSTMYRHMEKHNYESAAEAIQAVRDNKLHAFIWDSAVLEFEASQKCDLVTTGELFFRSGFGIGMRKDSPWKQNVSLSILKSHENGFMEDLDKTWVRYQECDSRSNAPATLTFENMAGVFMLVAGGIVAGIFLIFIEIAYKRHKDARRKQMQLAFAAVNVWRKNLQDRKSGRAEPDPKKKATFRAITSTLASSFKRRRSSKDTQYHPTDITGTLNLSDPSVSTVV, from the exons ATGTGCACCATGCGACTGCTGACACTCGCCCTGCTCTTCTCCTGCTCCTTTGCCCGCGCCGCCTGCGACCCCAAGATCGTCAACATTGGAGCTGTGCTGAGCACGCGGAAGCACGAGCAGATGTTCCGTGAGGCCGTGAACCAGGCCAACAAGCGGCATGGCTCCTGGAAGATCCAGCTCAATGCCACCTCTGTCACCCACAAGCCCAACGCCATCCAGATGGCCCTGTCGGTGTGCGAGGACCTCATCTCCAGCCAG GTCTACGCCATCCTAGTTAGCCACCCACCTACCCCCAACGACCACTTCACTCCCACCCCCGTCTCCTACACAGCCGGCTTCTACCGCATCCCCGTCCTGGGGCTGACCACCCGTATGTCCATCTACTCAGACAAG AGCATCCACCTGAGCTTCCTCCGCACCGTGCCGCCCTACTCCCACCAGTCTAGCGTGTGGTTCGAGATGATGCGCGTGTACAGCTGGAACCACGTCATCCTCCTGGTCAGCGACGACCACGAGGGCAGGGCCGCGCAGAAGCGCCTGGAGACGCTGCTGGAGGAGCGCGAGTCCAAG AGTAAAAAAAGGAACTATGAAAACCTCGACCAACTGTCCTATGACAACAAGCGCGGACCCAAG GCGGAGAAGGTGCTGCAGTTCGACCCGGGGACCAAGAACGTGACGGCCCTGCTGATGGAGGCACGAGAGCTGGAGGCCCGGGTCATCATCCTCTCCGCCAG CGAGGACGATGCTGCCACCGTGTACCGCGCAGCCGCGATGCTGAACATGACGGGCTCCGGGTACGTGTGGCTGGTGGGGGAGCGCGAGATCTCAGGGAACGCTCTGCGCTACGCCCCGGACG GCATCATCGGACTGCAGCTCATCAACGGCAAGAACGAGTCCGCACACATTAGCGACGCGGTGGGCGTGGTGGCCCAGGCAGTGCACGAGCTGCTGGAGAAGGAGAACATCACCGACCCGCCCCGCGGCTGCGTGGGCAACACCAACATCTGGAAGACCGGGCCGCTCTTCAAGAG AGTGCTGATGTCTTCCAAGTATGCTGACGGGGTGACCGGCCGAGTGGAGTTCAATGAGGATGGGGACCGGAAGTTCGCGAACTACAGCATCATGAACCTGCAGAACCGCAAGCTGGTGCAAGTGGGCGTCTACAATGGCACCCAC GTCATCCCCAACGACAGGAAGATCATCTGGCCgggtggagagacagagaagcccCGAGGGTACCAGATGTCCACCAGGCTGAAG ATTGTGACGATCCACCAGGAGCCTTTTGTGTACGTCAAGCCCACGCTGAGCGACGGGACATGCAAGGAGGGGTTCACCGTCAATGGGGACCCGGTCAAGAAAGTGATCTGCACTGGGCCCAACGACACGTCGCCAGGCAGCC CTCGCCACACTGTGCCTCAGTGCTGCTACGGCTTCTGCATCGATCTGCTCATCAAGCTGGCGCGGACCATGAACTTCACCTACGAGGTGCACCTGGTGGCTGATGGCAAGTTCGGCACGCAAGAGCGG GTGAACAACAGCAACAAGAAGGAGTGGAATGGGATGATGGGCGAGCTGCTCAGCGGGCAGGCGGACATGATCGTGGCGCCGCTGACCATCAACAACGAGCGTGCACAGTACATCGAGTTCTCCAAGCCCTTCAAGTACCAGGGCCTGACCATTCTGGTGAAGAAG GAGATCCCCCGCAGCACGCTGGACTCGTTCATGCAGCCATTCCAGAGCACGCTGTGGCTGCTGGTGGGGCTGTCGGTGCACGTGGTGGCCGTGATGCTGTACCTGCTGGACCGCTTCAG CCCCTTTGGCCGGTTCAAGGTGAAtagtgaagaggaggaggaagacgcgCTGACCCTGTCTTCGGCCATGTGGTTCTCCTGGGGCGTTCTGCTCAACTCCGGTATTGGGGAAG GTGCCCCCCGAAGCTTCTCAGCGCGCATCCTGGGCATGGTGTGGGCCGGCTTCGCCATGATCATTGTGGCCTCCTACACAGCCAACCTGGCGGCCTTCCTGGTGCTGGACCGGCCGGAGGAGCGCATCACGGGTATCAACGATCCACGG CTGAGGAACCCCTCCGACAAGTTCATCTATGCGACGGTGAAGCAGAGCTCGGTGGACATCTACTTCCGGCGGCAGGTGGAGCTGAGCACCATGTACCGACACATGGAGAAGCACAACTATGAGAGCGCTGCGGAGGCCATCCAGGCCGTGCGGGACAA cAAGCTTCATGCCTTCATCTGGGACTCGGCGGTGCTGGAGTTTGAGGCCTCACAGAAGTGCGACCTAGTGACCACCGGCGAGCTGTTCTTTCGCTCGGGCTTTGGCATTGGCATGCGCAAGGACAGCCCCTGGAAGCAGAACGTCTCCCTGTCCATCCTCAA GTCCCACGAGAACGGCTTCATGGAGGATCTGGATAAGACGTGGGTGCGGTACCAGGAGTGTGACTCTCGCAGCAATGCCCCTGCCACCCTCACCTTTGAGAACATGGCAG GGGTCTTCATGCTGGTGGCTGGGGGCATCGTGGCTGGGATCTTTCTGATCTTCATTGAGATCGCCTACAAGCGACACAAGGACGCTCGCCGAAAGCAGATGCAGCTGGCCTTTGCAGCCGTGAACGTGTGGAGGAAGAACCTGCAG GATAGAAAGAGTGGTAGAGCAGAGCCCGACCCTAAAAAGAAAGCCACATTTAGGGCTATCACCTCCACCCTGGCTTCCAGCTTCAAGAGACGTAGGTCCTCCAAAGACACG CAGTACCATCCCACTGATATCACGGGCACGCTCAACCTCTCAGATCCCTCGGTCAGCACCGTGGTGTGA
- the GRIN1 gene encoding glutamate receptor ionotropic, NMDA 1 isoform X8 — MCTMRLLTLALLFSCSFARAACDPKIVNIGAVLSTRKHEQMFREAVNQANKRHGSWKIQLNATSVTHKPNAIQMALSVCEDLISSQVYAILVSHPPTPNDHFTPTPVSYTAGFYRIPVLGLTTRMSIYSDKSIHLSFLRTVPPYSHQSSVWFEMMRVYSWNHVILLVSDDHEGRAAQKRLETLLEERESKAEKVLQFDPGTKNVTALLMEARELEARVIILSASEDDAATVYRAAAMLNMTGSGYVWLVGEREISGNALRYAPDGIIGLQLINGKNESAHISDAVGVVAQAVHELLEKENITDPPRGCVGNTNIWKTGPLFKRVLMSSKYADGVTGRVEFNEDGDRKFANYSIMNLQNRKLVQVGVYNGTHVIPNDRKIIWPGGETEKPRGYQMSTRLKIVTIHQEPFVYVKPTLSDGTCKEGFTVNGDPVKKVICTGPNDTSPGSPRHTVPQCCYGFCIDLLIKLARTMNFTYEVHLVADGKFGTQERVNNSNKKEWNGMMGELLSGQADMIVAPLTINNERAQYIEFSKPFKYQGLTILVKKEIPRSTLDSFMQPFQSTLWLLVGLSVHVVAVMLYLLDRFSPFGRFKVNSEEEEEDALTLSSAMWFSWGVLLNSGIGEGAPRSFSARILGMVWAGFAMIIVASYTANLAAFLVLDRPEERITGINDPRLRNPSDKFIYATVKQSSVDIYFRRQVELSTMYRHMEKHNYESAAEAIQAVRDNKLHAFIWDSAVLEFEASQKCDLVTTGELFFRSGFGIGMRKDSPWKQNVSLSILKSHENGFMEDLDKTWVRYQECDSRSNAPATLTFENMAGVFMLVAGGIVAGIFLIFIEIAYKRHKDARRKQMQLAFAAVNVWRKNLQQYHPTDITGTLNLSDPSVSTVV; from the exons ATGTGCACCATGCGACTGCTGACACTCGCCCTGCTCTTCTCCTGCTCCTTTGCCCGCGCCGCCTGCGACCCCAAGATCGTCAACATTGGAGCTGTGCTGAGCACGCGGAAGCACGAGCAGATGTTCCGTGAGGCCGTGAACCAGGCCAACAAGCGGCATGGCTCCTGGAAGATCCAGCTCAATGCCACCTCTGTCACCCACAAGCCCAACGCCATCCAGATGGCCCTGTCGGTGTGCGAGGACCTCATCTCCAGCCAG GTCTACGCCATCCTAGTTAGCCACCCACCTACCCCCAACGACCACTTCACTCCCACCCCCGTCTCCTACACAGCCGGCTTCTACCGCATCCCCGTCCTGGGGCTGACCACCCGTATGTCCATCTACTCAGACAAG AGCATCCACCTGAGCTTCCTCCGCACCGTGCCGCCCTACTCCCACCAGTCTAGCGTGTGGTTCGAGATGATGCGCGTGTACAGCTGGAACCACGTCATCCTCCTGGTCAGCGACGACCACGAGGGCAGGGCCGCGCAGAAGCGCCTGGAGACGCTGCTGGAGGAGCGCGAGTCCAAG GCGGAGAAGGTGCTGCAGTTCGACCCGGGGACCAAGAACGTGACGGCCCTGCTGATGGAGGCACGAGAGCTGGAGGCCCGGGTCATCATCCTCTCCGCCAG CGAGGACGATGCTGCCACCGTGTACCGCGCAGCCGCGATGCTGAACATGACGGGCTCCGGGTACGTGTGGCTGGTGGGGGAGCGCGAGATCTCAGGGAACGCTCTGCGCTACGCCCCGGACG GCATCATCGGACTGCAGCTCATCAACGGCAAGAACGAGTCCGCACACATTAGCGACGCGGTGGGCGTGGTGGCCCAGGCAGTGCACGAGCTGCTGGAGAAGGAGAACATCACCGACCCGCCCCGCGGCTGCGTGGGCAACACCAACATCTGGAAGACCGGGCCGCTCTTCAAGAG AGTGCTGATGTCTTCCAAGTATGCTGACGGGGTGACCGGCCGAGTGGAGTTCAATGAGGATGGGGACCGGAAGTTCGCGAACTACAGCATCATGAACCTGCAGAACCGCAAGCTGGTGCAAGTGGGCGTCTACAATGGCACCCAC GTCATCCCCAACGACAGGAAGATCATCTGGCCgggtggagagacagagaagcccCGAGGGTACCAGATGTCCACCAGGCTGAAG ATTGTGACGATCCACCAGGAGCCTTTTGTGTACGTCAAGCCCACGCTGAGCGACGGGACATGCAAGGAGGGGTTCACCGTCAATGGGGACCCGGTCAAGAAAGTGATCTGCACTGGGCCCAACGACACGTCGCCAGGCAGCC CTCGCCACACTGTGCCTCAGTGCTGCTACGGCTTCTGCATCGATCTGCTCATCAAGCTGGCGCGGACCATGAACTTCACCTACGAGGTGCACCTGGTGGCTGATGGCAAGTTCGGCACGCAAGAGCGG GTGAACAACAGCAACAAGAAGGAGTGGAATGGGATGATGGGCGAGCTGCTCAGCGGGCAGGCGGACATGATCGTGGCGCCGCTGACCATCAACAACGAGCGTGCACAGTACATCGAGTTCTCCAAGCCCTTCAAGTACCAGGGCCTGACCATTCTGGTGAAGAAG GAGATCCCCCGCAGCACGCTGGACTCGTTCATGCAGCCATTCCAGAGCACGCTGTGGCTGCTGGTGGGGCTGTCGGTGCACGTGGTGGCCGTGATGCTGTACCTGCTGGACCGCTTCAG CCCCTTTGGCCGGTTCAAGGTGAAtagtgaagaggaggaggaagacgcgCTGACCCTGTCTTCGGCCATGTGGTTCTCCTGGGGCGTTCTGCTCAACTCCGGTATTGGGGAAG GTGCCCCCCGAAGCTTCTCAGCGCGCATCCTGGGCATGGTGTGGGCCGGCTTCGCCATGATCATTGTGGCCTCCTACACAGCCAACCTGGCGGCCTTCCTGGTGCTGGACCGGCCGGAGGAGCGCATCACGGGTATCAACGATCCACGG CTGAGGAACCCCTCCGACAAGTTCATCTATGCGACGGTGAAGCAGAGCTCGGTGGACATCTACTTCCGGCGGCAGGTGGAGCTGAGCACCATGTACCGACACATGGAGAAGCACAACTATGAGAGCGCTGCGGAGGCCATCCAGGCCGTGCGGGACAA cAAGCTTCATGCCTTCATCTGGGACTCGGCGGTGCTGGAGTTTGAGGCCTCACAGAAGTGCGACCTAGTGACCACCGGCGAGCTGTTCTTTCGCTCGGGCTTTGGCATTGGCATGCGCAAGGACAGCCCCTGGAAGCAGAACGTCTCCCTGTCCATCCTCAA GTCCCACGAGAACGGCTTCATGGAGGATCTGGATAAGACGTGGGTGCGGTACCAGGAGTGTGACTCTCGCAGCAATGCCCCTGCCACCCTCACCTTTGAGAACATGGCAG GGGTCTTCATGCTGGTGGCTGGGGGCATCGTGGCTGGGATCTTTCTGATCTTCATTGAGATCGCCTACAAGCGACACAAGGACGCTCGCCGAAAGCAGATGCAGCTGGCCTTTGCAGCCGTGAACGTGTGGAGGAAGAACCTGCAG CAGTACCATCCCACTGATATCACGGGCACGCTCAACCTCTCAGATCCCTCGGTCAGCACCGTGGTGTGA
- the GRIN1 gene encoding glutamate receptor ionotropic, NMDA 1 isoform X6, which produces MCTMRLLTLALLFSCSFARAACDPKIVNIGAVLSTRKHEQMFREAVNQANKRHGSWKIQLNATSVTHKPNAIQMALSVCEDLISSQVYAILVSHPPTPNDHFTPTPVSYTAGFYRIPVLGLTTRMSIYSDKSIHLSFLRTVPPYSHQSSVWFEMMRVYSWNHVILLVSDDHEGRAAQKRLETLLEERESKSKKRNYENLDQLSYDNKRGPKAEKVLQFDPGTKNVTALLMEARELEARVIILSASEDDAATVYRAAAMLNMTGSGYVWLVGEREISGNALRYAPDGIIGLQLINGKNESAHISDAVGVVAQAVHELLEKENITDPPRGCVGNTNIWKTGPLFKRVLMSSKYADGVTGRVEFNEDGDRKFANYSIMNLQNRKLVQVGVYNGTHVIPNDRKIIWPGGETEKPRGYQMSTRLKIVTIHQEPFVYVKPTLSDGTCKEGFTVNGDPVKKVICTGPNDTSPGSPRHTVPQCCYGFCIDLLIKLARTMNFTYEVHLVADGKFGTQERVNNSNKKEWNGMMGELLSGQADMIVAPLTINNERAQYIEFSKPFKYQGLTILVKKEIPRSTLDSFMQPFQSTLWLLVGLSVHVVAVMLYLLDRFSPFGRFKVNSEEEEEDALTLSSAMWFSWGVLLNSGIGEGAPRSFSARILGMVWAGFAMIIVASYTANLAAFLVLDRPEERITGINDPRLRNPSDKFIYATVKQSSVDIYFRRQVELSTMYRHMEKHNYESAAEAIQAVRDNKLHAFIWDSAVLEFEASQKCDLVTTGELFFRSGFGIGMRKDSPWKQNVSLSILKSHENGFMEDLDKTWVRYQECDSRSNAPATLTFENMAGVFMLVAGGIVAGIFLIFIEIAYKRHKDARRKQMQLAFAAVNVWRKNLQQYHPTDITGTLNLSDPSVSTVV; this is translated from the exons ATGTGCACCATGCGACTGCTGACACTCGCCCTGCTCTTCTCCTGCTCCTTTGCCCGCGCCGCCTGCGACCCCAAGATCGTCAACATTGGAGCTGTGCTGAGCACGCGGAAGCACGAGCAGATGTTCCGTGAGGCCGTGAACCAGGCCAACAAGCGGCATGGCTCCTGGAAGATCCAGCTCAATGCCACCTCTGTCACCCACAAGCCCAACGCCATCCAGATGGCCCTGTCGGTGTGCGAGGACCTCATCTCCAGCCAG GTCTACGCCATCCTAGTTAGCCACCCACCTACCCCCAACGACCACTTCACTCCCACCCCCGTCTCCTACACAGCCGGCTTCTACCGCATCCCCGTCCTGGGGCTGACCACCCGTATGTCCATCTACTCAGACAAG AGCATCCACCTGAGCTTCCTCCGCACCGTGCCGCCCTACTCCCACCAGTCTAGCGTGTGGTTCGAGATGATGCGCGTGTACAGCTGGAACCACGTCATCCTCCTGGTCAGCGACGACCACGAGGGCAGGGCCGCGCAGAAGCGCCTGGAGACGCTGCTGGAGGAGCGCGAGTCCAAG AGTAAAAAAAGGAACTATGAAAACCTCGACCAACTGTCCTATGACAACAAGCGCGGACCCAAG GCGGAGAAGGTGCTGCAGTTCGACCCGGGGACCAAGAACGTGACGGCCCTGCTGATGGAGGCACGAGAGCTGGAGGCCCGGGTCATCATCCTCTCCGCCAG CGAGGACGATGCTGCCACCGTGTACCGCGCAGCCGCGATGCTGAACATGACGGGCTCCGGGTACGTGTGGCTGGTGGGGGAGCGCGAGATCTCAGGGAACGCTCTGCGCTACGCCCCGGACG GCATCATCGGACTGCAGCTCATCAACGGCAAGAACGAGTCCGCACACATTAGCGACGCGGTGGGCGTGGTGGCCCAGGCAGTGCACGAGCTGCTGGAGAAGGAGAACATCACCGACCCGCCCCGCGGCTGCGTGGGCAACACCAACATCTGGAAGACCGGGCCGCTCTTCAAGAG AGTGCTGATGTCTTCCAAGTATGCTGACGGGGTGACCGGCCGAGTGGAGTTCAATGAGGATGGGGACCGGAAGTTCGCGAACTACAGCATCATGAACCTGCAGAACCGCAAGCTGGTGCAAGTGGGCGTCTACAATGGCACCCAC GTCATCCCCAACGACAGGAAGATCATCTGGCCgggtggagagacagagaagcccCGAGGGTACCAGATGTCCACCAGGCTGAAG ATTGTGACGATCCACCAGGAGCCTTTTGTGTACGTCAAGCCCACGCTGAGCGACGGGACATGCAAGGAGGGGTTCACCGTCAATGGGGACCCGGTCAAGAAAGTGATCTGCACTGGGCCCAACGACACGTCGCCAGGCAGCC CTCGCCACACTGTGCCTCAGTGCTGCTACGGCTTCTGCATCGATCTGCTCATCAAGCTGGCGCGGACCATGAACTTCACCTACGAGGTGCACCTGGTGGCTGATGGCAAGTTCGGCACGCAAGAGCGG GTGAACAACAGCAACAAGAAGGAGTGGAATGGGATGATGGGCGAGCTGCTCAGCGGGCAGGCGGACATGATCGTGGCGCCGCTGACCATCAACAACGAGCGTGCACAGTACATCGAGTTCTCCAAGCCCTTCAAGTACCAGGGCCTGACCATTCTGGTGAAGAAG GAGATCCCCCGCAGCACGCTGGACTCGTTCATGCAGCCATTCCAGAGCACGCTGTGGCTGCTGGTGGGGCTGTCGGTGCACGTGGTGGCCGTGATGCTGTACCTGCTGGACCGCTTCAG CCCCTTTGGCCGGTTCAAGGTGAAtagtgaagaggaggaggaagacgcgCTGACCCTGTCTTCGGCCATGTGGTTCTCCTGGGGCGTTCTGCTCAACTCCGGTATTGGGGAAG GTGCCCCCCGAAGCTTCTCAGCGCGCATCCTGGGCATGGTGTGGGCCGGCTTCGCCATGATCATTGTGGCCTCCTACACAGCCAACCTGGCGGCCTTCCTGGTGCTGGACCGGCCGGAGGAGCGCATCACGGGTATCAACGATCCACGG CTGAGGAACCCCTCCGACAAGTTCATCTATGCGACGGTGAAGCAGAGCTCGGTGGACATCTACTTCCGGCGGCAGGTGGAGCTGAGCACCATGTACCGACACATGGAGAAGCACAACTATGAGAGCGCTGCGGAGGCCATCCAGGCCGTGCGGGACAA cAAGCTTCATGCCTTCATCTGGGACTCGGCGGTGCTGGAGTTTGAGGCCTCACAGAAGTGCGACCTAGTGACCACCGGCGAGCTGTTCTTTCGCTCGGGCTTTGGCATTGGCATGCGCAAGGACAGCCCCTGGAAGCAGAACGTCTCCCTGTCCATCCTCAA GTCCCACGAGAACGGCTTCATGGAGGATCTGGATAAGACGTGGGTGCGGTACCAGGAGTGTGACTCTCGCAGCAATGCCCCTGCCACCCTCACCTTTGAGAACATGGCAG GGGTCTTCATGCTGGTGGCTGGGGGCATCGTGGCTGGGATCTTTCTGATCTTCATTGAGATCGCCTACAAGCGACACAAGGACGCTCGCCGAAAGCAGATGCAGCTGGCCTTTGCAGCCGTGAACGTGTGGAGGAAGAACCTGCAG CAGTACCATCCCACTGATATCACGGGCACGCTCAACCTCTCAGATCCCTCGGTCAGCACCGTGGTGTGA
- the GRIN1 gene encoding glutamate receptor ionotropic, NMDA 1 isoform X5, protein MCTMRLLTLALLFSCSFARAACDPKIVNIGAVLSTRKHEQMFREAVNQANKRHGSWKIQLNATSVTHKPNAIQMALSVCEDLISSQVYAILVSHPPTPNDHFTPTPVSYTAGFYRIPVLGLTTRMSIYSDKSIHLSFLRTVPPYSHQSSVWFEMMRVYSWNHVILLVSDDHEGRAAQKRLETLLEERESKAEKVLQFDPGTKNVTALLMEARELEARVIILSASEDDAATVYRAAAMLNMTGSGYVWLVGEREISGNALRYAPDGIIGLQLINGKNESAHISDAVGVVAQAVHELLEKENITDPPRGCVGNTNIWKTGPLFKRVLMSSKYADGVTGRVEFNEDGDRKFANYSIMNLQNRKLVQVGVYNGTHVIPNDRKIIWPGGETEKPRGYQMSTRLKIVTIHQEPFVYVKPTLSDGTCKEGFTVNGDPVKKVICTGPNDTSPGSPRHTVPQCCYGFCIDLLIKLARTMNFTYEVHLVADGKFGTQERVNNSNKKEWNGMMGELLSGQADMIVAPLTINNERAQYIEFSKPFKYQGLTILVKKEIPRSTLDSFMQPFQSTLWLLVGLSVHVVAVMLYLLDRFSPFGRFKVNSEEEEEDALTLSSAMWFSWGVLLNSGIGEGAPRSFSARILGMVWAGFAMIIVASYTANLAAFLVLDRPEERITGINDPRLRNPSDKFIYATVKQSSVDIYFRRQVELSTMYRHMEKHNYESAAEAIQAVRDNKLHAFIWDSAVLEFEASQKCDLVTTGELFFRSGFGIGMRKDSPWKQNVSLSILKSHENGFMEDLDKTWVRYQECDSRSNAPATLTFENMAGVFMLVAGGIVAGIFLIFIEIAYKRHKDARRKQMQLAFAAVNVWRKNLQDRKSGRAEPDPKKKATFRAITSTLASSFKRRRSSKDTQYHPTDITGTLNLSDPSVSTVV, encoded by the exons ATGTGCACCATGCGACTGCTGACACTCGCCCTGCTCTTCTCCTGCTCCTTTGCCCGCGCCGCCTGCGACCCCAAGATCGTCAACATTGGAGCTGTGCTGAGCACGCGGAAGCACGAGCAGATGTTCCGTGAGGCCGTGAACCAGGCCAACAAGCGGCATGGCTCCTGGAAGATCCAGCTCAATGCCACCTCTGTCACCCACAAGCCCAACGCCATCCAGATGGCCCTGTCGGTGTGCGAGGACCTCATCTCCAGCCAG GTCTACGCCATCCTAGTTAGCCACCCACCTACCCCCAACGACCACTTCACTCCCACCCCCGTCTCCTACACAGCCGGCTTCTACCGCATCCCCGTCCTGGGGCTGACCACCCGTATGTCCATCTACTCAGACAAG AGCATCCACCTGAGCTTCCTCCGCACCGTGCCGCCCTACTCCCACCAGTCTAGCGTGTGGTTCGAGATGATGCGCGTGTACAGCTGGAACCACGTCATCCTCCTGGTCAGCGACGACCACGAGGGCAGGGCCGCGCAGAAGCGCCTGGAGACGCTGCTGGAGGAGCGCGAGTCCAAG GCGGAGAAGGTGCTGCAGTTCGACCCGGGGACCAAGAACGTGACGGCCCTGCTGATGGAGGCACGAGAGCTGGAGGCCCGGGTCATCATCCTCTCCGCCAG CGAGGACGATGCTGCCACCGTGTACCGCGCAGCCGCGATGCTGAACATGACGGGCTCCGGGTACGTGTGGCTGGTGGGGGAGCGCGAGATCTCAGGGAACGCTCTGCGCTACGCCCCGGACG GCATCATCGGACTGCAGCTCATCAACGGCAAGAACGAGTCCGCACACATTAGCGACGCGGTGGGCGTGGTGGCCCAGGCAGTGCACGAGCTGCTGGAGAAGGAGAACATCACCGACCCGCCCCGCGGCTGCGTGGGCAACACCAACATCTGGAAGACCGGGCCGCTCTTCAAGAG AGTGCTGATGTCTTCCAAGTATGCTGACGGGGTGACCGGCCGAGTGGAGTTCAATGAGGATGGGGACCGGAAGTTCGCGAACTACAGCATCATGAACCTGCAGAACCGCAAGCTGGTGCAAGTGGGCGTCTACAATGGCACCCAC GTCATCCCCAACGACAGGAAGATCATCTGGCCgggtggagagacagagaagcccCGAGGGTACCAGATGTCCACCAGGCTGAAG ATTGTGACGATCCACCAGGAGCCTTTTGTGTACGTCAAGCCCACGCTGAGCGACGGGACATGCAAGGAGGGGTTCACCGTCAATGGGGACCCGGTCAAGAAAGTGATCTGCACTGGGCCCAACGACACGTCGCCAGGCAGCC CTCGCCACACTGTGCCTCAGTGCTGCTACGGCTTCTGCATCGATCTGCTCATCAAGCTGGCGCGGACCATGAACTTCACCTACGAGGTGCACCTGGTGGCTGATGGCAAGTTCGGCACGCAAGAGCGG GTGAACAACAGCAACAAGAAGGAGTGGAATGGGATGATGGGCGAGCTGCTCAGCGGGCAGGCGGACATGATCGTGGCGCCGCTGACCATCAACAACGAGCGTGCACAGTACATCGAGTTCTCCAAGCCCTTCAAGTACCAGGGCCTGACCATTCTGGTGAAGAAG GAGATCCCCCGCAGCACGCTGGACTCGTTCATGCAGCCATTCCAGAGCACGCTGTGGCTGCTGGTGGGGCTGTCGGTGCACGTGGTGGCCGTGATGCTGTACCTGCTGGACCGCTTCAG CCCCTTTGGCCGGTTCAAGGTGAAtagtgaagaggaggaggaagacgcgCTGACCCTGTCTTCGGCCATGTGGTTCTCCTGGGGCGTTCTGCTCAACTCCGGTATTGGGGAAG GTGCCCCCCGAAGCTTCTCAGCGCGCATCCTGGGCATGGTGTGGGCCGGCTTCGCCATGATCATTGTGGCCTCCTACACAGCCAACCTGGCGGCCTTCCTGGTGCTGGACCGGCCGGAGGAGCGCATCACGGGTATCAACGATCCACGG CTGAGGAACCCCTCCGACAAGTTCATCTATGCGACGGTGAAGCAGAGCTCGGTGGACATCTACTTCCGGCGGCAGGTGGAGCTGAGCACCATGTACCGACACATGGAGAAGCACAACTATGAGAGCGCTGCGGAGGCCATCCAGGCCGTGCGGGACAA cAAGCTTCATGCCTTCATCTGGGACTCGGCGGTGCTGGAGTTTGAGGCCTCACAGAAGTGCGACCTAGTGACCACCGGCGAGCTGTTCTTTCGCTCGGGCTTTGGCATTGGCATGCGCAAGGACAGCCCCTGGAAGCAGAACGTCTCCCTGTCCATCCTCAA GTCCCACGAGAACGGCTTCATGGAGGATCTGGATAAGACGTGGGTGCGGTACCAGGAGTGTGACTCTCGCAGCAATGCCCCTGCCACCCTCACCTTTGAGAACATGGCAG GGGTCTTCATGCTGGTGGCTGGGGGCATCGTGGCTGGGATCTTTCTGATCTTCATTGAGATCGCCTACAAGCGACACAAGGACGCTCGCCGAAAGCAGATGCAGCTGGCCTTTGCAGCCGTGAACGTGTGGAGGAAGAACCTGCAG GATAGAAAGAGTGGTAGAGCAGAGCCCGACCCTAAAAAGAAAGCCACATTTAGGGCTATCACCTCCACCCTGGCTTCCAGCTTCAAGAGACGTAGGTCCTCCAAAGACACG CAGTACCATCCCACTGATATCACGGGCACGCTCAACCTCTCAGATCCCTCGGTCAGCACCGTGGTGTGA